The Naumovozyma dairenensis CBS 421 chromosome 3, complete genome genome has a window encoding:
- the CUS2 gene encoding U2 snRNP complex subunit CUS2 (similar to Saccharomyces cerevisiae CUS2 (YNL286W); ancestral locus Anc_3.74): MYEKTKNKTRILYLLPSFSSFRLKMAIVFLSVSSVSDLTDSFKSQMHALYVFITTHNVKYIFQLKVNMISSLVLKYKHSKKSSIALKIAHRMEKEELDLKEALRLLKKQELERRKKKRDEKKSRIYEPPFTSIYISNLPKDITEDELIREFTHYGIIRKTSEGEIRCKLYKDSDGKVKGDALIVYARIESVQLAIDMMDKTILRGSIINVQTAQFKSNKRKIDDKNNAEEGDHVPLKRGKQLQKYAEDGTIQDDSAKEVSDWHITKLEGHSEADRTIVLNNVLDVGAKYTEGELDEIKEDIVDECSTVKGIERFELDESNGRALVVYEDVPSALNCRSLLDGRFFDGREIIARTLTEEEGLLNKQDLSNFVTQERVEESEDDLVDES, translated from the coding sequence atgtatgaaaaaacaaaaaataaaactagAATATTGTATCTATTaccttcattttcatccTTTAGATTGAAAATGGCCATTGTTTTCCTTAGTGTGTCTTCCGTTTCCGATTTGACTGACAGCTTCAAGTCACAAATGCATGCTTTATACGTATTTATCACTACGCACAACGTCAAAtacatttttcaacttAAAGTAAATATGATATCAAGTCTAGTTCTCAAATACAAACATTCGAAAAAATCATCCATAGCATTAAAGATAGCACATAGAatggaaaaagaagaattagattTAAAAGAGGCATTAAGACTActaaagaaacaagaactcgaaagaaggaagaaaaagcgagatgaaaagaaaagtagAATTTACGAACCGCCTTTTACGTCGATATACATAAGTAATTTACCTAAAGATATCacagaagatgaattaattCGTGAATTTACCCATTATGGTATAATACGCAAAACTTCTGAGGGAGAAATACGATGCAAGCTCTACAAAGATAGTGATGGTAAAGTTAAGGGTGACGCTTTGATAGTATATGCTAGAATTGAGAGTGTTCAACTTGCAATCGATATGATGGATAAAACGATATTACGTGGATCGATAATTAATGTTCAAACTGCGCAATTTAAAAGTaataaaaggaaaattgatgataaaaataatgcaGAAGAAGGTGATCATGTCCCGCTTAAACGTGGGAAGCAGTTGCAAAAATACGCAGAGGATGGCACAATACAAGACGACAGCGCAAAAGAAGTATCGGATTGGCATATTACTAAACTTGAAGGTCATAGTGAGGCAGACAGGACTATTGTTTTAAATAATGTGTTAGACGTCGGTGCTAAATATACGGAAGGtgaattagatgaaatcaaagaagatATAGTAGATGAATGTTCTACGGTTAAAGGTATCGAACGTTTTGAATTAGATGAATCAAATGGTAGAGCATTAGTAGTATATGAGGATGTACCGTCGGCTCTTAACTGCCGTTCATTACTTGACGGTCGATTCTTTGATGGAAGAGAAATTATA